The Candidatus Coatesbacteria bacterium genome has a segment encoding these proteins:
- a CDS encoding response regulator, producing the protein MKRAEPAAATDDKLILVADDEPDIVNIVELILRTQGYQVLKATGGFEALELAEQHQPDLILLDIMMPEMDGWEVLRLLQVDSRTAGIPVAMISAKEDSRAKIISMQEGAVDYLTKPFDSRELLEKVAAILRGDETEST; encoded by the coding sequence ATGAAGCGAGCCGAACCAGCCGCAGCCACCGACGACAAACTGATCCTCGTCGCCGACGACGAACCCGACATCGTCAACATCGTCGAGCTGATCCTGCGCACCCAAGGCTACCAGGTACTCAAGGCCACCGGCGGCTTCGAGGCCCTCGAACTCGCCGAGCAGCACCAGCCCGATCTGATCCTCCTCGACATCATGATGCCCGAGATGGACGGCTGGGAGGTCCTGCGACTGCTGCAAGTCGATTCCCGCACCGCCGGGATCCCCGTGGCGATGATCTCCGCCAAGGAAGACAGCCGGGCCAAGATCATCTCCATGCAGGAAGGCGCGGTCGATTACCTGACCAAACCCTTCGACAGCCGGGAGCTGCTGGAAAAGGTCGCCGCCATCCTGCGGGGCGACGAAACCGAATCGACGTAG
- a CDS encoding EAL domain-containing protein — protein sequence MSRTPANDNPSKQGEEQIPLRLRAELLRYRNLLHDRLTGLPTLPMALDELRGMLEDETSTVGVICIDLSRTLGLENSFGWQSTDELIKNLSRVLELFNSQVMNSRLSLYEEAIRTGSFFFFYRRDELTAERLKEISGLVEEFISLSSVGRELADAGLEVKIGYSLIVNDPLIRFERLVYQAVREAKEMATDAEKREEMLQDRELAHIIAGERIRTRFQPIHFISDLSVLGYEALSVGPPDTVFDDAERLFSFAARSGFSHTLDRICLRHAVLTADKQIDNGALLFLNTLPHNFADPSFRSSFESGLGVDKDHIVLELTERSAIGDLDRFCKNLEVFKREGFKIAIDDAGAGYSSLNTIVQLQPDFLKFDRVMVTGIQDNKIKQELLETLLELAVRTGSRVIAEGIETAEELEVLRRMGVELGQGYHLSKPSQPY from the coding sequence ATGAGTCGAACGCCGGCCAACGACAACCCCTCCAAACAGGGCGAGGAGCAGATCCCCCTGCGGCTGCGCGCCGAGCTGCTGCGCTACCGCAATCTGCTCCACGACCGCCTGACCGGTTTGCCGACGCTGCCGATGGCCCTCGATGAGCTGCGGGGTATGCTCGAGGATGAAACCAGCACCGTCGGGGTGATCTGCATCGACCTGTCACGAACCCTCGGTCTGGAGAACTCCTTCGGCTGGCAGTCCACCGACGAACTGATCAAGAACCTCTCCCGGGTGTTGGAGCTGTTCAACAGCCAGGTGATGAACAGCCGGCTGTCTCTCTACGAAGAGGCCATCCGCACCGGCAGCTTCTTCTTCTTCTACCGGCGCGACGAGCTGACCGCCGAACGCCTGAAAGAAATCTCCGGCCTCGTCGAGGAGTTCATCTCCCTCTCCTCGGTCGGCCGGGAGCTGGCCGACGCCGGACTGGAGGTCAAGATCGGCTACTCGCTGATCGTCAACGACCCCCTGATCCGCTTCGAGCGTCTGGTCTACCAGGCCGTGCGCGAGGCCAAGGAGATGGCCACCGACGCCGAAAAACGCGAGGAGATGCTCCAGGACCGCGAGCTGGCCCACATCATCGCCGGAGAGCGCATCCGTACCCGCTTCCAGCCCATCCACTTCATCAGCGACCTCTCCGTACTCGGCTACGAGGCCCTCAGCGTCGGTCCCCCGGACACCGTCTTCGACGACGCCGAACGCCTGTTCAGCTTCGCCGCCCGCTCCGGCTTCTCCCACACCCTGGACCGCATCTGCCTGCGCCACGCCGTGCTGACCGCCGACAAGCAAATCGACAACGGCGCCCTGCTGTTCCTCAACACACTGCCCCACAACTTCGCCGATCCAAGCTTCCGCAGCAGCTTCGAATCCGGACTGGGCGTCGATAAGGACCACATCGTCCTCGAACTGACCGAACGCTCGGCCATCGGCGACCTGGACCGCTTCTGCAAGAACCTCGAAGTCTTCAAGCGCGAGGGCTTCAAGATCGCTATCGACGACGCCGGCGCCGGATACTCCTCCCTGAACACCATCGTCCAGCTCCAGCCCGACTTTCTCAAGTTCGACCGGGTGATGGTCACCGGCATCCAGGACAACAAAATCAAGCAGGAACTCCTGGAAACCCTGCTCGAGCTCGCCGTGCGCACCGGCAGCCGGGTCATCGCCGAGGGCATCGAAACCGCCGAGGAGCTGGAGGTCCTACGCCGCATGGGCGTAGAGTTGGGCCAGGGATACCACCTCTCCAAACCCTCCCAGCCCTACTAG
- a CDS encoding mechanosensitive ion channel, with product MTFPFAEVFSHMFGAAETATLTWEHYIIAVIYCLAILVLGFIVARIVRAVLHRVSRHLEARTRTNLDEYVLDSLNKPVYRGLLLGTLYTAWALYPYSHFGIDGVVYGVLFVLAALVGIRMVLNPLLAIIRWYGEEAETRSGMPISTDFIPLIRKLLTVAVYTIGAIIVLEHFGVDIVALVTTLGVASLAVAMAAQETLSNMISGFVLMTDRPFRKGDRVKIGDIYGDVTRIGMRSTDVKTLGNTVIVLPNSKVAAEYIENYSYPDTTYRIKLDLGLAYGTDPNKALEVMVQTARATKGVLNNPEPAAFFLEFGDSSLNFVLLAWCETYSVSWVVQNDLMLNLHAAFAEHGMEIPFPTQTLHIARDNGA from the coding sequence GTGACATTCCCGTTCGCCGAGGTTTTCAGCCACATGTTCGGCGCCGCGGAAACGGCGACGCTGACCTGGGAACACTACATCATCGCCGTGATCTACTGCCTGGCGATCCTGGTTTTGGGCTTCATCGTCGCTCGGATCGTCCGCGCGGTGCTGCATCGAGTATCCCGCCACCTGGAGGCGCGTACCCGGACCAACCTGGACGAGTACGTCCTGGACTCGCTCAACAAACCGGTCTACCGGGGGCTGCTACTGGGCACCCTCTACACCGCCTGGGCCCTCTACCCCTATAGCCACTTCGGCATCGACGGTGTCGTCTATGGCGTACTCTTCGTCCTGGCGGCCCTGGTGGGTATCCGCATGGTGCTCAATCCCTTGCTGGCGATCATCCGCTGGTACGGCGAGGAGGCCGAGACCCGCTCCGGGATGCCGATCTCGACGGACTTCATCCCCCTGATCCGCAAACTGCTGACGGTCGCCGTCTACACCATCGGGGCGATCATCGTCCTCGAGCACTTCGGCGTCGACATCGTCGCCCTGGTGACCACCCTGGGTGTGGCCTCCCTGGCCGTGGCCATGGCGGCCCAGGAGACGCTGTCCAACATGATCTCGGGCTTCGTGCTGATGACTGACCGCCCCTTCCGCAAGGGCGACCGGGTCAAGATCGGCGACATCTACGGCGACGTCACCCGCATCGGTATGCGCTCCACCGACGTCAAGACCCTGGGCAACACCGTCATCGTGCTGCCCAACTCCAAGGTGGCCGCCGAGTACATCGAGAACTATTCCTACCCCGACACCACCTACCGCATCAAACTCGATCTGGGTCTGGCTTACGGCACCGATCCCAACAAGGCCCTCGAAGTGATGGTCCAGACGGCCCGAGCGACCAAGGGCGTCCTGAACAACCCCGAGCCGGCGGCCTTCTTCCTCGAATTCGGCGACTCCTCGCTGAACTTCGTCCTGCTGGCCTGGTGCGAGACCTACAGCGTCAGCTGGGTCGTTCAGAACGACCTGATGCTCAACCTCCACGCGGCCTTCGCCGAGCACGGCATGGAAATCCCCTTCCCGACGCAGACCCTGCACATCGCCCGCGACAACGGGGCCTAG